The Ralstonia insidiosa genome contains a region encoding:
- a CDS encoding AraC family transcriptional regulator: MLLAGQARNAYVVPPMAMLPRPLFVRAFEIPGNGWVESHSHPWAQFTYATAGVIEIDTPLGRHLLPPHYAMWIPPDMPHAVSTRECVAFHSLYLDAAAFGAHPPRAGAMLCVTPLLRELVAATAELPVDYDMSGPDGALVCLIMDRIRRLRAAPLSVPMPSDTRLLKIARALHVDPGDPRTLDDWAGQVGATRRTLSRLFRQDTGLSFVEWRQALRLLAALLLLEAGTAVSVVAEQLGYTSVSAFIAVFQSRFQVTPGVFARTRQLEGKADLPPALPV, translated from the coding sequence ATGCTGCTCGCAGGACAAGCTCGCAACGCCTACGTGGTTCCGCCCATGGCAATGCTGCCGCGGCCGCTGTTCGTGCGGGCGTTCGAGATTCCCGGCAACGGTTGGGTGGAATCCCACAGCCATCCCTGGGCGCAGTTCACTTACGCCACCGCCGGCGTGATCGAGATCGATACCCCACTGGGCCGTCATCTGCTGCCGCCGCACTACGCGATGTGGATTCCGCCGGACATGCCGCACGCCGTGTCGACGCGCGAATGCGTGGCCTTCCACAGCCTCTATCTCGATGCGGCCGCGTTTGGTGCCCATCCACCACGTGCAGGCGCGATGCTGTGCGTGACGCCGTTGCTGCGCGAACTGGTGGCAGCAACCGCCGAATTGCCGGTGGACTACGACATGAGCGGCCCCGACGGTGCCCTGGTGTGCCTGATCATGGATCGCATCCGGCGTCTGCGGGCTGCGCCGTTATCTGTGCCCATGCCGAGCGACACGCGCCTGCTCAAGATTGCGCGCGCATTGCACGTTGATCCGGGCGACCCTCGCACGCTGGATGATTGGGCTGGTCAGGTCGGAGCCACCCGTCGCACGCTTTCGCGCCTGTTTCGGCAGGACACCGGGTTGTCGTTCGTCGAGTGGCGGCAAGCGCTGCGGCTGCTTGCCGCGTTGCTCTTGCTGGAGGCAGGTACCGCCGTGAGTGTGGTTGCCGAGCAATTGGGCTACACGTCGGTATCCGCATTTATCGCGGTCTTCCAGTCCCGCTTCCAGGTCACGCCGGGGGTGTTCGCCCGCACTCGGCAACTTGAGGGCAAGGCGGATTTGCCGCCGGCGCTACCTGTCTAG